A window from Drosophila nasuta strain 15112-1781.00 chromosome 3, ASM2355853v1, whole genome shotgun sequence encodes these proteins:
- the LOC132793398 gene encoding LOW QUALITY PROTEIN: corepressor interacting with RBPJ 1 (The sequence of the model RefSeq protein was modified relative to this genomic sequence to represent the inferred CDS: inserted 2 bases in 1 codon): MGKGFNNYMCKKFFHPASRDNLKRVWMAEQQAEAYKKKQEELRTQYEKEQNLHENKAMLSKDSKDKLSVNFMYEPPPGVRKEREKDDNEPEYKFEWQRKYNAPRESYCKGDTEIRDQPFGIQVRNVRCLKCHKWGHINTDKECTMYSISMSEARKLHSESEANDIMSKNVLEEQMKEDGLMMKKSALELQSIKDVQQRHQLVPSDEEDDEATRAARQQNPELLFLKSLSKKQKLKLLKKLEKIERMKRKGEKKSSKPNKKKTKKEXDSKDVKKKKSKRSTESRSDSSSSSSSSSSSDSENEASNRQKTNRERSRSRSHQRENRISRRNDSKAAEDTHKRSRDNHRSNGHRDRSRSHHREERRSRERRQRSRSPDNRRDRERRERDRR, translated from the exons ATGGGCAAAGGTTTCAACAACTACATGTGTAAGAAATTCTTCCACCCTGCGTCCAGAGACAACCTGAAGCGG gTATGGATGGCCGAGCAGCAAGCGGAGGCGTACAAAAAGAAACAGGAGGAGCTACGCACACAGTATGAAAAGGAACAGAATCTGCACGAAAACAAGGCAATGCTCAGCAAGGATAGCAAGGACAAGTTGAGCGTCAATTTTATGTACGAACCGCCGCCTGGCGTTCGCAAGGAGCGTGAAAAGGACGACAACGAACCAGAGTACAAATTCGAATGGCAGCGCAAGTACAATGCACCCCGTGAATCCTATTGCAAAGGCGACACGGAGATCAGAGATCAACCCTTTGGCATCCAAGTGCGCAATGTGCGTTGTCTTAAGTGTCACAAGTGGGGACATATCAACACGGACAAGGAGTGCACCATGTACAGCATATCGATGAGCGAGGCACGCAAATTGCACTCGGAATCAGAGGCCAACGATATTATGTCGAAGAATGTGCTCGAAGAGCAAATGAAAGAGGACGGATTGATGATGAAAAAGTCTGCTCTCGAACTGCAGAGCATCAAAGACGTGCAGCAGCGGCATCAGCTTGTGCCCAGCGATGAGGAAGACGATGAGGCAACACGTGCGGCCCGTCAACAGAATCCTGAATTGCTGTTTCTCAAGTCACTGAGTAAGAAgcagaaactgaaactgctGAAGAAACTGGAGAAGATTGAGCGCATGAAACGCAAGGGCGAGAAAAAGTCCTCgaaaccaaataaaaagaagaccAAAAAAGA GGACAGTAAGGACgtcaaaaagaagaaaagcaaaagatcTACAGAGAGCAGAAGCGATAGCTCCTCTTCTTCATCATCGTCCTCATCTTCTGACTCCGAGAACGAAGCGTCCAATCGTCAAAAAACCAATCGAGAGAGATCTCGCTCCCGCAGCCACCAGAGAGAAAATCGCATCAGCCGACGCAATGACTCGAAGGCCGCTGAGGATACCCACAAACGTAGCAGGGACAACCATCGCAGCAATGGACATCGTGACAGATCACGCAGTCATCATAGAGAGGAGCGACGTTCCCGAGAAAGACGTCAGCGTTCCCGCAGTCCAGATAATCGTCGGGACCGAGAGCGTCGGGAGCGCGATAGGCGCTAG
- the LOC132793401 gene encoding large ribosomal subunit protein uL24, whose amino-acid sequence MKLNQFVSSSRRKNRKRHFQAPSHIRRRLMSAPLSKELRQKYNVRSMPIRRDDEVQVIRGHYKGNQVGKVVQAYRKKFVVYVEKIQRENANGTNVYVGIHPSKVLIVKLKLDKDRKAILERRSKGRLAALGKDKGKYTEETAAQPMETA is encoded by the coding sequence atgaaattgaaccAGTTCGTGTCATCGTCCCGCAGGAAGAACCGCAAGCGTCACTTCCAGGCTCCCTCACACATCCGCCGTCGTCTGATGTCCGCCCCTCTGTCCAAGGAGCTGCGTCAGAAGTACAACGTGCGCTCGATGCCCATTCGTCGTGACGATGAGGTTCAGGTGATCCGTGGCCACTACAAAGGCAACCAGGTCGGCAAAGTCGTCCAGGCCTACCGCAAGAAGTTCGTCGTCTACGTCGAGAAGATCCAGCGTGAGAACGCTAATGGCACCAACGTCTATGTGGGCATCCATCCCAGCAAGGTGTTGATTGTTAAGCTCAAGCTCGACAAGGATCGCAAGGCCATTCTGGAGCGTCGCAGCAAGGGACGTTTGGCTGCTCTGGGCAAGGACAAGGGCAAATACACCGAGGAGACCGCTGCCCAGCCCATGGAGACCGCGTAA
- the LOC132793402 gene encoding gametocyte-specific factor 1 homolog translates to MSESNSFNDFVTCPYDKAHRVLRGRLAKHLIKCSRNLGISEEWTICPCNTTHHIKLKDFAEHQKECAEANWLRGSRSGSGNGNGQQSAKPVLVECDENWDDEPPVEAYDPSVYCEENAIVRTLQGHSKAARKEFRESERRRLANKK, encoded by the exons atgTCTGaatcaaattcatttaatgACTTTGTGACCTGTCCTTACGACAAAGCTCACCGTGTGCTCAGGGGACGTCTggcaaaacatttaattaaatgcagtcGTAATTTGGGAATATCAGAAGAATGGACCATTTGCCCTTGTAATACCACGCACcatattaaattgaaagatTTTGct GAGCACCAGAAGGAGTGCGCAGAGGCTAATTGGTTGAGGGGATCAAGATCTGGATCTGGCAACGGAAACGGTCAACAATCAGCAAAACCAGTGTTGGTAGAGTGCGATGAGAACTGGGATGATGAGCCCCCCGTAGAAGCCTATGACCCAAGCGTCtattgcgaagagaatgcTATAGTACGCACGCTACAAGGACATTCAAAGGCAGCGCGCAAGGAGTTTCGGGAGAGCGAACGTCGTCGATTAGCTAATAAGAAGTAA
- the LOC132793400 gene encoding gametocyte-specific factor 1 homolog has product MSDVDPNDMVYCPYDKAHKMLRKKLQQHIIKCREYFKDEIELMVCPFNKAHLIPEPEFFQHTKTCDDRKIIAHYQHNASAELVEDTKHEKIETEENWDDDDVPDYDPEAYASNANVLRSAKGIFPAQRKAFVKEERKRLLEEQSDDDTANDNINLPQAMPIPTRITTSKSNRSAPYKLSNRQR; this is encoded by the exons ATGTCTGATGTGGATCCAAACGATATGGTGTACTGTCCCTACGACAAAGCCCATAAAATGCTGCGCAAAAAACTGCAGCAACACATTATCAAATGCCgcgaatattttaaagatgaGATCGAACTAATGGTGTGTCCCTTTAACAAGGCGCATTTAATACCCGAACCAGAATTTTTT caacacacaaaaacttgCGACGATCGCAAAATTATTGCGCACTATCAGCACAATGCGTCCGCCGAACTCGTTGAAGATACGAAGCACGAGAAAATCGAAACTGAAGAGAATTGGGACGACGATGATGTGCCCGACTACGATCCTGAAGCATACGCTTCCAATGCAAATGTGCTCCGGTCAGCAAAGGGAATATTTCCAGCTCAGCGCAAAGCTTTTGTAAAAGAGGAGCGTAAACGATTGTTAGAAGAGCAAAGCGATGATGATACTGCCAACGACAATATAAATTTACCTCAAGCAATGCCAATTCCCACAAGAATTACAACATCAAAATCGAATCGATCAGCACCATACAAGCTTTCAAATCGACAGCgctaa
- the LOC132790524 gene encoding ninjurin-B translates to MGSTKEVVMEVEETLSSEGSFASTVAGQCCNSEGTMDEQQTIRLEEVTVAAQTKGKKSPSELSGGNNYATSKNVAEGLMDIALLSANANQLRFLITYNHEASTYYYSLALVILSLVLQVLVGIVLIFKRRLKHCRQSRHYVRTNEVLIMGVFLITVINVLLAAFTTTDGHSN, encoded by the exons ATGGGCAGCACCAAAGAAGTTGTTATGGAAGTGGAGGAAACCCTCAGTTCCGAGGGCAGCTTTGCCAGCACCGTGGCGGGACAATGTTGCAACTCCGAAGGTACAATGGATGAGCAACAGACAATACGACTCGAGGAGGTGACAGTAGCAGCACAAACCAAAGGCAAGAAGAGTCCTAGCGAACTCTCTGGGGGCAACAACTATGCGACGAGTAAAAATGTTGCCGAGG GTTTAATGGATATAGCTTTGCTCTCGGCCAATGCGAATCAGCTGCGCTTCTTAATCACCTACAATCACGAAGCTTCCACATACTACTATAGTCTGGCTCTCGTTATACTCTCCCTCGTGCTGCAGGTACTCGTAGGCATTGTTCTAATCTTCAAG CGTCGCCTGAAACATTGTCGCCAAAGTCGCCACTATGTGAGAACCAATGAAGTGCTCATAATGGGTGTATTCCTTATCACTGTGATTAATGTGCTCCTGGCTGCCTTTACCACAACCGATGGACATTCCAATTAG
- the LOC132793395 gene encoding pre-mRNA-processing factor 6, protein MSNITAAVIANRNKKHFLGVPAPLGYVAGVGRGATGFTTRSDIGPARDANDVSDDRHAPPATKRKKKDEEEEEDEDLNDSNYDEFSGYSGSLFSKDPYDKDDEEADAIYDSIEKRMDEKRKEYRDRRLREDLERYRQERPKIQQQFSDLKRSLATVTSEEWSTIPEVGDSRNRKQRNPRAEKFTPLPDSVLSRNLGGETTSSLDASSGLASMVPGVATPGMLTPTGDLDLRKIGQARNTLMNVKLSQVSDSVTGQTVVDPKGYLTDLQSMIPTYGGDINDIKKARLLLKSVRETNPNHPPAWIASARLEEVTGKVQMARNLIMRGCEINPQSEDLWLEAARLQPPDTAKAVIAQAARHIPTSVRIWIKAADLETETKAKRRVFRKALEHIPNSVRLWKAAVELENPDDARILLSRAVECCNTSVELWLALARLETYENARKVLNKARENIPTDRQIWTTAAKLEEANGNIHMVEKIVDRSLTSLTANGVEINRDHWFQEAIEAEKSGAVNCCQAIVKAVIGIGVEEEDRKQTWIDDAEFCAKENAFECARAVYAHALQMFPSKKSIWLRAAYFEKNHGTRESLESLLQRAVAHCPKSEILWLMGAKSKWMAGDVPAARGILSLAFQANPNSEDIWLAAVKLESENSEYERARRLLAKARGSAPTPRVMMKSARLEWALERFDEALRLLAEAVEVFPEFPKLWMMKGQIEEQQRRTEDAAATYTLALKKCPTSIPLWILSANLEERKGVLTKARSILERGRLRNPKVAVLWLEAIRVELRAGLKEIASTMMARALQECPNAGELWAEAIFMETKPQRKTKSVDALKKCEHDPHVLLAVSKLFWSEHKFSKCRDWFNRTVKIDPDLGDAWAYFYKFELLHGTEQQQQEVLERCIAAEPTHGESWCSVSKCIRNWQFKAPDVLRAVVQQLSIPI, encoded by the exons atgtcAAACATCACAGCCGCGGTGATTGCCAACCGCAATAAGAAGCATTTCCTAGGAGTGCCGGCGCCGCTGGGCTATGTTGCCGGCGTGGGACGAGG TGCCACTGGCTTTACCACACGATCGGATATTGGTCCAGCGCGTGATGCCAACGATGTATCCGATGATCGCCATGCACCGCCTGCCACCAAGCGTAAGAAAAAAGacgaagaggaagaggaggatgAAGACTTGAACGACTCGAATTACGATGAGTTTAGCGGTTATAGTGGCTCACTGTTCTCTAAGGATCCCTACGATAAGGATGACGAGGAGGCGGATGCCATCTATGATTCCATAGAGAAACGCATGGACGAGAAACGAAAAGAGTATCGCGATCGACGGTTACGCGAGGATTTGGAACGTTATCGGCAGGAACGTCCCAAGATTCAGCAGCAGTTTAGCGATCTGAAGCGTTCGCTGGCCACGGTCACCTCCGAGGAATGGTCTACCATACCTGAGGTGGGCGACAGTCGCAATCGCAAGCAGCGAAATCCTCGTGCCGAGAAATTTACACCATTGCCCGACAGCGTGCTATCTCGTAATCTGGGCGGCGAGACAACATCCTCATTGGATGCCAGCTCTGGCTTGGCTTCCATGGTGCCTGGCGTAGCAACTCCTGGCATGTTGACGCCCACTGGGGATTTGGATTTGCGTAAAATTGGACAGGCACGTAATACGCTAATGAATGTGAAGCTCTCACAGGTATCGGACTCGGTGACGGGTCAGACAGTGGTCGATCCCAAGGGTTATCTAACAGATCTGCAGAGCATGATACCCACTTATGGCGGCGACATTAATGACATCAAGAAGGCGCGACTGCTGCTTAAGAGTGTGCGCGAGACGAATCCCAATCATCCGCCAGCTTGGATTGCCTCGGCACGTCTGGAAGAAGTTACCGGCAAGGTGCAAATGGCACGTAATCTGATAATGCGCGGCTGTGAGATCAATCCGCAGTCTGAGGATCTTTGGCTTGAGGCAGCGCGTCTCCAGCCGCCCGACACCGCAAAAGCTGTCATTGCACAAGCGGCACGCCACATTCCAACGTCGGTGCGCATTTGGATCAAGGCTGCTGATCTGGAAACGGAAACCAAGGCAAAGAGACGCGTTTTTCGCAAAGCTCTTGAACACATACCCAACTCGGTGCGTCTTTGGAAGGCGGCTGTGGAGCTGGAGAATCCAGATGATGCGCGTATTTTGCTATCACGTGCTGTAGAATGCTGTAATACGAGTGTGGAACTGTGGCTAGCCTTGGCACGGCTGGAGACCTATGAAAATGCGCGTAAGGTGCTGAATAAGGCACGTGAGAATATACCAACAGATCGACAGATTtggacaacagcagccaagCTGGAAGAGGCCAATGGCAACATTCACATGGTGGAGAAGATTGTTGATCGTTCGCTGACATCACTGACCGCAAATGGTGTGGAAATCAATCGTGATCATTGGTTCCAGGAGGCCATCGAAGCGGAAAAATCGGGCGCTGTTAATTGTTGTCAGGCAATTGTCAAAGCTGTCATTGGCATTGGTGTCGAGGAGGAGGATCGGAAGCAGACTTGGATCGATGATGCTGAATTT TGCGCAAAGGAGAATGCTTTCGAGTGCGCGCGAGCTGTTTACGCTCATGCACTGCAGATGTTTCCCTCGAAGAAGAGCATTTGGCTGCGTGCTGCATACTTTGAGAAGAACCACGGTACGCGCGAATCTCTGGAGTCTCTGCTGCAACGTGCTGTGGCCCATTGTCCCAAGTCTGAGATACTTTGGCTGATGGGCGCCAAGTCGAAGTGGATGGCTGGCGATGTGCCTGCGGCCCGAGGCATTCTCTCCCTAGCGTTTCAGGCGAATCCCAATTCCGAGGATATTTGGTTGGCTGCCGTCAAATTGGAGTCGGAGAACTCGGAGTATGAGCGCGCTCGACGTCTGTTGGCCAAGGCACGTGGTTCGGCACCAACACCACGTGTCATGATGAAGTCAGCGCGTCTCGAATGGGCGCTGGAACGTTTCGATGAGGCGCTGCGTCTTCTGGCCGAGGCAGTCGAGGTATTCCCTGAATTCCCCAAACTGTGGATGATGAAGGGCCAGATTGAGGAGCAGCAACGACGCACTGAAGACGCAGCCGCCACTTACACTTTGGCACTGAAAAAGTGTCCCACTTCCATACCGCTGTGGATACTGTCTGCCAATCTGGAGGAGCGCAAGGGTGTGCTGACCAAAGCACGTTCGATATTGGAGCGTGGACGACTACGCAACCCAAAAGTAGCCGTGCTCTGGTTGGAGGCAATACGTGTGGAGTTGCGCGCTGGACTCAAGGAAATTGCCAGCACAATGATGGCGCGTGCGCTACAAGAGTGTCCCAATGCTGGAGAGCTGTGGGCAGAGGCGATATTCATGGAGACGAAGCCGCAGCGCAAGACAAAGTCTGTGGATGCGCTCAAGAAGTGCGAGCACGATCCGCACGTGCTGTTGGCCGTCTCAAAGCTGTTCTGGTCGGAGCACAAGTTCTCTAAATGCCGAGACTGGTTTAATCGCACG gTAAAAATCGATCCGGATTTGGGCGATGCTTGGGCGTATTTCTACAAATTTGAGTTGCTGCATGGCAcggaacaacagcagcaggaggtTCTGGAGCGTTGCATTGCCGCCGAACCCACGCATGGCGAATCGTGGTGCAGTGTGAGCAAGTGCATACGCAATTGGCAGTTCAAAGCTCCCGATGTGCTGCGTGCAGTGGTCCAGCAGCTATCCATACCCATCTAA
- the LOC132793397 gene encoding COP9 signalosome complex subunit 1b, whose amino-acid sequence MPVLPMPPLLQNAVEPMQVDAPPNEDNENNEELQIVVENPTIDLEVYANQYTGIARLDRLIYVADVCPLFALEALKMAITYVQSTYNVKVYQMLHKRLSDLQAANGAGNAAAAAAGAVGGEQAAAAAAAAAAVAVAALPDIAAQPAAAAAAAAQGNSAGGEKDAFAYDAVWVDTKVKKAALKLEKLDSDLKNYKSNSIKESIRRGHDDLADHYLSCGDLTNALKCYSRARDYCTSGKHVVNMCLNVIKVSIYLKNWAHVMSYISKAESTPDFSEGSKEANAQVHTRLECAAGLAELQQKKYKAAAKHFLSANFDHCDFPEMISTSNVAVYGGLCALATFDRQELKRLVIASTSFKLFLELEPQLRDIIFKFYESKYANCLTLLDEIRDNLLVDMYIAPHVSTLYTKIRNRALIQYFSPYMSADMHKMAIAFNSTVGDLENEVMQLILDGQIQARIDSHNKILYAKEADQRNSTFERALLMGKQYQRHTRMLILRAAMLKSHIHVKSVSRDTGSNHGAELCVSAGSSTTTPLARI is encoded by the exons ATGCCAGTGCTGCCCATGCCGCCGCTTTTGCAG AATGCCGTCGAGCCAATGCAAGTTGATGCGCCACCAAACGAAGACAATGAAAACAATGAGGAGCTTCAAATTGTGGTGGAGAATCCCACAATAGACTTGGAGGTGTATGCTAATCAATACACGGGTATTGCACGTCTTGATCGTTTGATTTACGTTGCCGACGTGTGTCCACTGTTCGCCCTGGAAGCACTTAAAATGGCCATCACCTATGTTCAGTCCACATACAACGTTAAAGTCTATCAAATGCTGCATAAGCGACTCAGCGATTTGCAGGCAGCCAATGGCGCCggcaacgctgctgctgcagctgcaggaGCCGTTGGAGGTGAACAGgcagccgctgccgccgcagcagcggctgctgttgcagttgccgctCTGCCGGATATTGCTGCTCAACcggctgccgccgctgctgctgcggctcaGGGCAATAGTGCTGGTGGCGAGAAGGATGCCTTTGCCTACGACGCCGTCTGGGTGGACACAAAGGTGAAAAAGGCCGCACTCAAACTGGAGAAACTCGATTCTGATTTAAAGAACTATAAATCGAATTCGATAAAGGAGAGCATTCGACGTGGTCACGATGATTTGGCTGATCACTACTTGAGCTGTGGTGATTTAACTAATGCCCTGAAGTGTTATTCACGTGCTCGCGATTATTGCACAAGTGGCAAGCATGTGGTCAATATGTGTCTGAATGTCATCAAAGTGTCCATCTACTTAAAGAACTGGGCGCATGTGATGAGCTACATCTCCAAGGCGGAGAGCACACCCGACTTTTCCGAAGGCTCGAAGGAGGCCAATGCCCAGGTGCACACTAGACTGGAGTGCGCCGCCGGTTTGGCGGAATTacagcaaaagaaatacaaagCGGCAGCCAAGCATTTTTTGTCTGCCAATTTTGATCATTGCGATTTCCCCGAAATGATCTCCACCAGCAATGTGGCCGTCTATGGCGGCCTCTGTGCTTTGGCCACCTTTGATCGACAGGAACTGAAACGTTTGGTCATTGCATCCACATCGTTCAAGCTGTTTTTGGAGCTGGAGCCACAGTTGCGTGACATTATATTCAAGTTCTACGAAAGCAAATATGCCAATTGCCTCACACTGCTGGACGAGATTCGCGACAATCTACTGGTGGACATGTACATAGCTCCACATGTCAGCACACTCTACACCAAGATACGCAATCGTGCGCTCATCCAATACTTTAGTCCTTATATGTCGGCGGATATGCACAAAATGGCCATCGCCTTCAATTCAACGGTGGGCGATTTGGAAAACGAGGTGATGCAACTGATACTGGATGGACAGATTCAAGCGCGCATCGACTCGCACAACAAGATACTCTACGCTAAGGAGGCGGATCAGCGCAACAGCACGTTCGAGCGTGCTCTGTTGATGGGCAAACAGTATCAACGCCACACACGCATGCTAATCCTGCGAGCCGCTATGCTCAAGAGCCACATACACGTGAAGAGCGTTTCGCGCGACACCGGCAGCAATCATGGCGCGGAGCTCTGTGTGTCCGCCGgctccagcaccaccacgcCTCTGGCTCGCATTTAA
- the LOC132790523 gene encoding short/branched chain specific acyl-CoA dehydrogenase, mitochondrial, with amino-acid sequence MMNNLKKLPMRMLANAARQQSAAMSSSATGLPPPLTYLTDDEKMMKETVAKLAQEQIQPLVKKMDFEHKFDPSVVKAVFENGLMGIEIDTELGGSGCNFMTNIIVVEELSKIDPAVAAFVDIHNTLVNSLMIKFGTKEQKEKYLPKLAQEYAGSFALTEPGAGSDAFSLKTVAKKDGNHYVINGTKMWISNSDVAGVFLVFANAKPEDGYRGITTFIVDRETPGLIVNKPEDKLGIRASGTCMITFDNVRVPEENILGTFGHGYKYAAGFLNEGRIGIGAQMVGLAQGTFDATIPYLLERKQFGDAIYNFQSMQHQIATIATEIEAARLLTYNAARLQEAGVPFLKEAAMAKFYASEVAQRAATKCIDWMGGVGFTRDFPQEKYYRDAKIGAIYEGTTNMQLSTIAKCIKKEFSG; translated from the exons ATGATGAACAACCTGAAGAAGCTGCCCATGCGTATG CTGGCCAATGCAGCACGTCAGCAAAGTGCTGCCATGTCCTCCTCTGCCACCGGCTTGCCTCCTCCATTGACTTACCTCACCGACGATGAGAAAATGATGAAGGAGACGG tGGCCAAATTGGCCCAGGAACAGATTCAGCCTTTGGTCAAGAAAATGGACTTTGAACATAAGTTCGACCCCTCTGTGGTGAAGGCTGTGTTCGAGAATGGTCTGATGGGCATTGAGATCGACACTGAGCTGGGCGGCAGTGGCTGCAACTTCATGACCAACATCATTGTGGTTGAGGAGCTCTCCAAGATCGAtccagctgttgctgcctttgtGGATATTCACAACACACTGGTCAACTCTCTGATGATCAAGTTTGGCACCAAGGAACAGAAGGAAAAATATCTGCCCAAATTGGCTCAGGAATATGCTGGCAGCTTTGCATTGACGGAACCCGGCGCAGGTTCTGACGCCTTCTCCCTGAAGACTGTGGCCAAGAAGGATGGCAACCACTATGTCATCAATGGCACCAAGATGTGGATCTCCAACTCAGATGTCGCCGGTGTTTTTTTGGTCTTTGCCAATGCCAAGCCAGAGGAT GGCTATCGTGGCATCACCACCTTTATTGTAGATCGCGAGACGCCCGGTCTGATTGTGAACAAGCCCGAGGACAAACTGGGTATCCGTGCCTCTGGTACCTGCATGATTACCTTCGACAATGTCCGCGTCCCTGAGGAGAATATCCTGGGCACCTTTGGACATGGTTACAAGTATGCCGCCGGCTTCCTGAACGAAGGTCGCATTGGCATCGGCGCCCAGATGGTGGGTCTGGCCCAAGGTACCTTTGATGCCACCATTCCCTATCTGCTGGAACGTAAGCAGTTCGGCGATGCCATCTACAACTTCCAGTCCATGCAGCACCAGATCGCCACGATCGCCACCGAGATTGAGGCGGCTCGTCTGCTCACCTACAACGCTGCTCGCCTGCAGGAGGCTGGTGTGCCCTTCCTCAAGGAGGCGGCCATGGCCAAGTTCTATGCCTCCGAGGTGGCTCAGCGTGCCGCCACCAAGTGCATTGACTGGATGGGCGGTGTGGGCTTCACCCGCGACTTTCCCCAGGAGAAATACTACCGTGATGCCAAGATCGGCGCCATCTATGAGGGCACCACCAACATGCAGTTGAGCACCATTGCCAAGTGCATCAAGAAGGAGTTCTCTGGTTAA